CAACCAAGGACaaatttttttttacaattttGGTGTAAATGTTTTTTGCCTATATTGTACAAGGAAAATTTTATGCAAGATCAATTTTGAtcctttattttcttttcataCAATATTTCTTGGtttgtttaaattatattttattaaattgtttaaaaaatataattattcatGTGTTAATTTTCTTAATATTTACttatttaggattttaaaattaattttattaatcgAATATGTATTATTTGAACCATGTCAGAAGTCTTAATATATAAAACTTaagattaattaaaattttaatcatCTTTTACAAATTCTTTCCTTAAGCaaatatttaaattttgatataaattgctattttttaataatttgttcttcttacatataaatatatttattaattgaTGCACTATACACGTGCAATGTACGTACACTAAAACTAATTATCTCAATAGTGTCTGAGGCAATCTCTCGAGGAGTGAGATTGTGTTGGACAATAATCTTAAGTCCCAGCGTGATAACTAATATATTGAGCCCATTGTAGTTGTTAATCTAAGGACCCCAAGTAGCTGGAATGAACTTCAAGAATATTCAACCAAGGCTAGAAAATTAGAGGAAAATCTACACAGTGTAATCATACTCTAAAATAATAGTGGCGAATatatattctttatttatttgGCTAGTGTCGGTATTATATTTCGCCGATCGGACCAAATATGTTAAAGAGCTCAAAATTAAAGAAGTTTAAGCATAGAAGGGctatatatatactagtatcgGACATAAAGATCACTTTTAGTCCCAGCCGAAACTATTTATATCCGATAGCCGTAAAAGTGTTACAAagcttgtatattttttgtatataacatacgtaaatatatatgtatacaaaaaatTCATAATTTACTACACGTTATATTGATGCAACTTGCAACAATCCTTCTCCTTCCTCGGAGAAAGATTTTGAGCGGCTATACTTCAAAAATCTCAAGTACTTTCTAATTAActacagtcagacctctctataacaacatatCTATATAACGGTCATTCACTAAAAGTCAAACTTTTGTCGGAAccgatttttatgttatgttataatatatgtcatTTATAACAGCACTTCGCTATAACAACCAAAATATATTGAAACAAATGAGGCTGTTATAGAGATGTTTGACTGTAATTTAAAATTCTATGGGCTGGGTTTAAAAAATGGATAATTTGGGCTTAGGGCCCATCAAATTTGTCTATCCAAGGAGCCCAATTAGCTGTAATAAATTTGAAGAATTTCCGGTACTTCTCTCAGCATTCCTGTTTTCCATCTCAAAAAAACATCAATGGAACTCAAAAAATTCCTATCAATTCACATTTTATGTGTGTTAATTTTTGTGGGTTTCATTTACTATGTCACAATATTCATTTTCTTGGATGGTTGGTTGAGTTTACAGAGCTCAGTTGGCTCATTGCACGCTTTGATCTTCACTTTGGTGGCTTCCCTTTGTGTTTTCAGTTTCTTTGTTTGTGTTCTTAAAGACCCAGGTGGAGTTCCTTCTTCATATCTTCCTGATGTTGAAGATCACGAAGCTTCAGATCAAGAATCCAAAAGATCTGTAAGTCTTTAGTTTGATACTCCCTTTGTCCCATTTTATAGACTGTTGCTATTTGGATGTATACTTTTCTTTTCATTCATTTCCTGATAATTTTTTCGTTATACAAATTGTGCTGGTGTTCTAACATTTGTATGATGATTGAGAGAGTGTCATtactaaagaaaaaaaagaaggtaaATTTAGTGCTTTATTATGTTGCAGCTTACTGGTATCTTCTTACATCAAATGGTCTAAAGTTCTCAATTTGTCAGGGTATCTTTATGTTGCATGATTTTTTTGTTTTCAATTATGGTGATTGATGTTTGGTCCTTTCCATGTGTTATTTGTGTATACCATAATTTTATCCCCACGAGATAAGCTGCTTAGTGATAAGGACCCTTAGCCTCCAATTTTAAGGTTAAGCATTTGAGTTACCAAGGGAGCAAAGTGGGAAAAGGTCATTGTTTGGCTCCTGGATAGACAGGGTCTGAGTGGGGTTTAGGGTATCAAAAAATTATCGCCTCTAACGGCTATATCTTGAGGCAATGTCAGATATGATGCTGCATCACTAGAAAAAGATGTCACATTTGCAAGACCAAGCGTTTAGGATTAGAATGCCAGACAAGAAGGTGTTTTCTGCATAGCCAAGCTTTGCTTTGCTGGTGCTGAAATCCCAATAACATTAGACCTTTTGGACAATTTGGTGGGTGGTTACTACTCACACAATGTGCCAAGAACAAGGAAAGATTAGCGAAGAAGATGGCTTTATAGTAGTGGTGATCATGCATGTGTTTCTCAATTATGCCCCATGGCAAAAGTATTGAGTGTTTTTATGAGACCTCTTAACAGTATGGAGAGGAGGCAGGGTGTAAATGAGAGCAAAGAAATTGTGGTAAACAATGCCCATTTGCATAATGTGGTGTATGTGGCTGGAAATAATGCTTTGAAGATAAATGCATAGCACTACCTATTTTGAAGATAATTGTTTATATCTTCTGTTTCTTGGTGCAAAACAATTGGCTTGTATGTGTGAATATACAACCTAGCGTGAAAACAATAGTAGGAGATACTGAGGAGTTTCCCAAAACAGTGGTTTACACTAGGGTTCTGCATTGAGCCCTACTTATCTACCCTAGTTATGGATGAGCTAACCAACGAAATACAAGATGAGGTCCCATGGTGTATGCTATTTGCTAATGATATTGTGCTAATTGACGAAACTAGCGAGGGTGTCAACCGAAAGCTTGAGCAATGGAGAAACACTTTCGAGAGTAAGGGTTTTATGATAAGTAGAAGTAAGACTGAGTACATGCACTACAAGTTTAGTTAGCATGAGAAAACTGAAGTTGAGGTGAGACTAGATGGAATTGTGGTGCCAAAATGCAAACAATTTAGATATCTAGGCTCGTTAGTTCaagagaatggaatgatagaTGAAGATGTTACTCATAGGACTATAACTGAATGGTTAATATGGAGAAGTACTAACAGGGGGTGTTATGTGACAGAAGGATGCCTACCAAAGtgaaaggtaagttttataacaGCTATAAGACCGGCTATGTCATATGGTAGTGAATGTTGGGTTGTTAAAGTTTAACATATCCACAAGATGAGTGTTACAGAAATGCGAATTTTAACATGGATGTGTGATcacacaagattagataagataaAAAATGACCACATTTGATAGAAGGTGCAAGTAGCAGATATTCGCTTGAGATGATTTGGTCATGTCCTACGTCGACCAACAAATGCACCAATCCATATGTGTGAAACTACAGTGAAGAAAGGTATTAAAAGGGAACGAggtagacctaaaatcacatggAATGAAGTTATCTCGAAAGACCTACAAATCCTTGAAATTAGTGCAGATTTAGCTAAAGATAGGGCACAATGGAAGAGAAAAATCCATATAGGTGATACCTATTAGTTGGGAATAGGTTTTAGACTTGGTAgagaatttatattattattattattattattattattattattattattattattattattattactattatttatatatagatttatcttttttacttgcacttttattttattttggtaatGATGAGGATATAAGTTGAGCTAAATGACAGGAATGAGGATTCATATCACCGACTCTAACTGGTTTGGGACTGaggcgtagttgttgttgttgtgtataTACACAAAGCTATTTTCTATACACACACGAGTGAGAAATTTTGCTAACAAAAAGGTATTGGTCCTGCAAATCCTGCTAAAGAAGATACTTCATTTGTGCAGGAGTATGACATTTGTGTACTATGCGCTCACCTCTACATAGTGTTGTAGATTAAAGTAATAGAAGCCAGGTACTTTTATCTTTAATCTCAAGTAGGGAGGAAGCAAGGACAAGGCTATTCCATCGTATCTTGCTGAAGACATAATCTAGTCAATAAAGAGTCCCTTTTCTGATAGCTTATGATTTTAGATGAGGTGATCACTTAATTTTATTTGGTATTAGAGCAGGCAGAGGTCTTTAGTTCAAATTTCACCATCACCTTATAAAAAAATTCTACGTGTCTGGTTCAAGTAAGAGAATTAGGTCCACATGTGAAGGGGCATGTTAAGACataattaaatggagaaaaagTGTTCCTTCTCTAATAGATAAGCTTTAAATGAGGTGGTTACGTAATTCAACATGATGTCATGTGTTAAAGTTTCATCAGTACTTTTCATGAAAAAAGTTACATGTTTGGCTCATGAAAAGTAAGAGAGCATGTTGAAGACATATTTAAGAAGTAAATAAGAGTGTTTTCTCTAATAGTTTAAACTTTTAGATGAGGTGGTCGGTCACTCAATTCAACATATTTTATGCATTATCAGTTGAATTATCAACCACCTCCTTTTTGTAATTACATTATGCATTGCTTGTTATTTTGTGCTGGAGCCAAAACTCTACTAACTAATGAACACACAGAAAAGATTGTCTGTACTATAATAGTATCTAATTATTGCATATAAACTCACCATCTAGACAATTGTTGACTTTCAGGGTTTGCTTAAGAAGCAATGCGACAAATGTTCAGCATACAAGCCTCCCCGAGCTCATCATTGTCGTGTCTGCAGAAGGTGTATTCTGAGGATGGTGTGTGCTCTCTCAGTTTTTTAATGATTCCAATTTTATTTGGTAAAAAATACATGTGCCTGCTCATTTACCATAATTTTTAACAGGATCACCATTGTGCCTGGATAAACAATTGTGTTGGTCATAGGAACTACAAAGCCTATGTAACTTTAGTGTTCTATGCAACTATTGCTTCAACCTATTCTTTGGTATGGTTAATTCACTCCTTACTATATGGCTTAAGCTATTTGCTCTTAATCTGCGTGATTATAATGTTTTGACGTTTTTCAGATTATATTGATTAGCAGTGCGCTTCATAAGGACTGGGATTTCGATGAAGTGACTCCTATCAAGCTATTTTACGTGAGTCAGTTATTTAATTTTACAATTCAACATGTTAGATGTCTAGGTGACTGGGTTTTGATCCTTTCTTTTCCTTaaattttgtgtgtgtgtgtgtgatggttTCTTTAAGTTTATTGATTGTCTGATTGACTAGTTGTTCATTAGAGTGTGTTTGGTATGATGGAAAATGTTTTCTCGACAAATGTTTCTTCAAGAAAAATGTTTCCAGTGTTTGGTTATAATGCTGTGAATTTCAGCACCTCATCTTCTAGGAATTAGGGCTCATTATATACCTTTCCGTCAGCCACATATGGCGTGATTCTTGACATTACCAAATTGTTATGTTAGACGTCCACCAATTAGATATATCCTGACTTAAAAATATTTccataagatattttattttcaagtGGACTTTGTGTTTCCTCCATCTGGTCCTTTCCTAATACGTATAGTTAGCTATTATTTTTTCTAACTAGGTGACTTCAAAATAATGCCTTGCAATGAGTTCACTAAATCATTTTTGCTTTCACTCTAGCTTTGCAGAAATCTGATATATTGTTCTTAAACAGATTGCAACTGGTGTTGTAATTATCGGCTTAAGCTTGACACTGGGAACTCTCCTGGGCTGGCATATCTACCTCACAATTCATAATATGACAACTATTGAGGTAATCACATTGCAGAAAACTCTAAAATCTATGGATTTCCCCTTTTTATTGTAATTGCTAAGCACAGACAATCTCTTTAGCAGTACTATGAGGGAAAGCGAGCGGCATGGTTGGCAAGTAAATCTGGCCTGAATTATCGTCACCTTTATGATGTTGGTGCTTGTAAAAATATTAGTCTGGTACGCTCTCTCTCCCTCCTCTCCCtccctctctctttctctctctctctctccataaTTTCTTATGAAAATGCACTGTCTGTTGGCCTATTAATTCTTAACAGGTATTAggtccaaatatgttaaaatggttATGCCCCACTGCGGTATCCCATATAAAAGATGGACTCAGCTTCCCCACTTCACGTGAATACTCATAATGCGTTCTCGATCAGAAAACTTTCAGCAGCAAGTGTAAATCTTAGTCCAAGGTCATTACTTCAGAGGTCTACCTGTATCTACTTCCTCTTATTTTTGGAGCAAAACGTTGAAAATCGAAGCAACTAACAACAGCAGATTCAGATGTCACTATGAATTACAAGAATATTTGCAGTTTCAACCTTGGTATGTATTGCCATCGACACACAGTAATCAACTTAGACATCATCAAATGGCATGTCGGTCAACTGCTGCATCATTCAAAACTTTCGGTATATGTTTGTCTGTTAAAGAAATGCAAGAAGTGAACTTTCAGTATACGTTTATCTGTTAAAGGAATGCAAGAAGCGAGATTGTTGTACAGGAACTTATGGTCATTTTGTTACTACATTTGTTAACTTTATCCCCTGTATTCTTTTGGTGGGATACCATGTTGCATGTTAATATTGTCTTTTTTGAACGAGGTAGTGAATTAGATTATGGTTGCTGGCATCTCTTGGGAACCTGTCCAAAGGTATAGTCAAATCATCTAAAGCTTGCAATAGTTTAGTGTTCATGTAAACAAGATGAGAGAGTTGAATTGTTGCACACTGGTATAGGGACTAAGGATAAGATGGAAGTTTTGCAACACTTCTGCTGCAACCATCTTCCTTTTTGCTTGAACTGGTGTGTGACATTGATTTGTTCTTAAAGCAGATTTCCTTGCTCATTATTACAGAAGTGCTTTCGGGCTTTTGACATAGATATTGCCAGTGCACAACTCTACAAGATTGCCCTGGTTAGGCAGCTTGAGTTGATGTTGTTATTACTCTCTTGGAATCGATGCGGATCTGGTGAAAAATAAGCCACATGGAAGAAAAAAGAACCTATATAAGTGATATCAATTAGTGAGGATTAAGTTTCAGTCGTGTTAGTATGTTTACTTTAGGTTCCAATATTTGCTAAGTCTTCTTGTATGGTTAGGATTtaatcaacaacaacatactcaatataatctcacaagtggggtctggggagggtagtatgtatgcaaaccttacccctacctcgtGGAGGCAGAGAGGTCGCTTCCGAAGACCCTCAGCTCAAGGACAAAAAGAAAAGGAGCAGTAGCAATAAGCAGTAACAACATTAATATATAAATATCAACGATATAGTAAAATAATTGATGCAAAAGAAATAACACGTAAGAATATAGCTCTACggaaaggaaaaaggaaaaaaagactaTAAGACTAATACTAATTTAATATCAGTAGAAATTAGTAGAGAACATTTAATGTTAGAGAAACTAATTTTCTTTTATGATATTGGACTGAGATAGGTTTAAATGGAGTGACTGGCATGGAGAATTAGACTATTAGAGCCCATGTAGTTGAGCTCAACTTGCTTAGAATTGTGCCGTAACTATTGTTATTGTTGAGGAGTTAAGAACATGCGACATATGGTGTTGCCAATATTGTAGGTGgaacaaaaaattaatttaaccATTTGGATAtaataatatacatacatacataataTTCTAAGACATTAAAATCTTAATTCAAAAAATTAGCAGACATATTATATAAGTTACAATCGGATACttaaaacaaaaatcaagaacTATATTTCGTTTTTGCACTGCACGGACCTTCCGCTTCACAAGCGctattattcttcttctttcttcttcttcctcctcctctccTTCCTTCACACTTCTTAGGCTACTCCAAACATATTGCAAAATATAGAAAACGAGCTAAGTTGGCAGTTGGTTTGGCAGAGTTCGTTACAAGCAGAGCTGATGTGGTAGAGTTAGTTAGAATAAATCAGTGTTAGTTACACAGTTAGTTAAAATTAGTTGGAGGCACTCAGGAGTTACATAATTCACTGATCCATTCTATAAATACATTGTAATTCATATAGTGATAtttaggggtgtacaaatgaaaCAGACAAACTgcaccaacccgataatccgagtcaaaccaaaaaaaaaaaattcaactatggtttaatttaatttggtttggtgttggaaaaaaactccgaccatatttggtttggtttggttttaactaaaaaaagtcaaaccgaaaccaaaccaacccgacattatatgtatagaagttttaaatatatttaatacataaaaatatttattgtagtgtattttataaatatttcttaagctttttcatagttttatcttttaacgtattatttcaagcttgggcttataatttttggacgctccaataagttttatagtccataaatgttagtaactcaaataaatcctaaaccaaaatcaaatcaataataatgctaataaaagacattcaattcaattgtactatgaatgaaaatagtattggatatctattttttttggtttttccatggtttagataacatgtataacttatttttcttttagcggttagtcatgtaaataatagtatttattagtcataattttaaattatgtttgttttcattatggcttattaataatatttattttatgcaattttattatctttattgttgaatattttagtacaatgtcatgactcatctcatatttatgttattttattgaaaaataccttATAGAGTCATGTCTTACTAggatttaagaaatatttggagcacaaattttacgttttgtactatgaagactttatgaaaaaaaaacgaaaaaatccgaaaacctaaaaatccgagaaaaatcgagattaaaaaatccgacttttattggtttggtttggtatttagatttaataacccgatacaattggTTTGATTTGTTAATTAGAAAATtcaaaccaacccgacctatCCCCTACTCATATTCATTCATATAATAAGAATCATGCTCTCTTCTCTTCTAAATTCTCTGAGCTATTTTCTCGGCAATCTGCCTTGGCTTAGCTTCCATCATCTTCGAGCCTTAGCTCCTAGATTTCTTGATGATTCATTCTTCAAATTGCATCATTTGGTACCAGAGCACGTTGATCCTCGGCATTAACATGGCTAGGGATAAGAATCAAGACAAACCCATTGACATCATGGAAGGCAAATTCTCTGAAATTCAAGATCAAATACAAAAATTGATGGAGGGCTTGACTAGTGTAAATGTTCGGAATGCGcaaacagataaggagttgctcGAAATTAAGGAGGCAATTGGAGTTATCAAATAGCATGACAAGGGAATGACGTCTTCATTTGATGGGGAATCTGCAGGTCCTATTCGAGTGGGTCGTTCTAAGGAAGCTCAAACTAGTTTTGCTCCGACTGGTAATAGCTCCTTCACTCGATATTCTAGACTTGATTTCCCTCATTTTGCTGGATATTATTTGAAATCTTGGTTGTATAAGGCGGATCATATTTTTTCTATGGAGGAAATTACATTTAAGAAAAGGGTGAAGGTCCTTTGTATTCATTTTGATGGTGATGCTATTGTTTGGCATAGGTCGTTTATGAGGTCTAGAAATACTGTTATATTCCCAACTTGGACTGAATATGTTCTGGCTTTACATGACAGTTTTGGGGATGGGTTTGAGGATCCAATGGAGGCTATCAAAAATTTGAGACAAAGTTGGTAGTGTGAAGGATTACCAGACTGAATTTAATAGGTTGTTAAATGAAGTTAACCTTTCGAATGAAAATGCTATAAGCTGTTTCTTAGGTGGATTGAAACCAGAACTTAACAAATCTGTTAGAATTCAATCTCCTAGAAAGCTAATGCAAGCATACAAAATTGCTAGATTA
This sequence is a window from Nicotiana tomentosiformis chromosome 5, ASM39032v3, whole genome shotgun sequence. Protein-coding genes within it:
- the LOC104112971 gene encoding probable protein S-acyltransferase 15, whose product is MELKKFLSIHILCVLIFVGFIYYVTIFIFLDGWLSLQSSVGSLHALIFTLVASLCVFSFFVCVLKDPGGVPSSYLPDVEDHEASDQESKRSGLLKKQCDKCSAYKPPRAHHCRVCRRCILRMDHHCAWINNCVGHRNYKAYVTLVFYATIASTYSLIILISSALHKDWDFDEVTPIKLFYIATGVVIIGLSLTLGTLLGWHIYLTIHNMTTIEYYEGKRAAWLASKSGLNYRHLYDVGACKNISLVLGPNMLKWLCPTAVSHIKDGLSFPTSREYS